The following coding sequences are from one Salvia hispanica cultivar TCC Black 2014 chromosome 3, UniMelb_Shisp_WGS_1.0, whole genome shotgun sequence window:
- the LOC125211398 gene encoding nitrogen regulatory protein P-II homolog isoform X1, with protein MAASTAIANSTTALSSCNSRHHLFPKFASISLLHGLPEFRPPPLGLAHHYTANGSSLPIIRAQSSPGMQTEIVFTLPLAVGYTPEANFYKVEAILRPWRIQQVSSALLKMGIRGITVSDVRGFGAQGGSAERQAGSEFSEDNFVVKVKMEIVVSKDQVEEVIAKIIDQARTGEIGDGKIFVSPVADIIRVRTGERGEKAERMTGGRYDMFSVGSSTT; from the exons ATGGCAGCGTCTACGGCGATTGCAAATTCCACCACTGCTCTCTCTTCCTGTAACTCTCGCCACCACCTCTTCCCTAAATTTGCCTCCATTTCGCTCCTCCATGGCCTTCCGGAATTCCGCCCTCCTCCGCTCGGCCTCGCCCATCACTACACTGCAAATGGCTCTTCCCTGCCGATTATTAGAGCTCAGAGTTCTCCAGGTATGCAGACGGAAATAGTTTTTACCCTGCCACTAG CTGTAGGTTACACACCTGAGGCTAATTTCTACAAAGTTGAGGCAATTCTGAG GCCGTGGAGGATTCAACAGGTTTCTTCG GCATTGTTGAAGATGGGAATTCGTGGAATTACAGTTTCTGATGTACGAGGCTTTGGCGCTCAAGGTGGTTCAGCAGAAAGACAGGCTG GCTCTGAGTTTTCTGAAGACAATTTTGTCGTGAAAGTAAAGATGGAGATTGTTGTGAGCAAAGATCAG GTCGAAGAAGTCATTGCAAAGATAATCGACCAGGCAAGAACTGGAGAAATAGGGGATGGCAAGATTTTTG TGAGTCCTGTGGCGGACATAATAAGAGTTCGTACAG GCGAGCGAGGAGAGAAGGCTGAAAGGATGACAGGCGGACGTTATGATATGTTCTCCGTTGGATCCTCCACTACTTAA
- the LOC125211398 gene encoding nitrogen regulatory protein P-II homolog isoform X2 has product MAASTAIANSTTALSSCNSRHHLFPKFASISLLHGLPEFRPPPLGLAHHYTANGSSLPIIRAQSSPAVGYTPEANFYKVEAILRPWRIQQVSSALLKMGIRGITVSDVRGFGAQGGSAERQAGSEFSEDNFVVKVKMEIVVSKDQVEEVIAKIIDQARTGEIGDGKIFVSPVADIIRVRTGERGEKAERMTGGRYDMFSVGSSTT; this is encoded by the exons ATGGCAGCGTCTACGGCGATTGCAAATTCCACCACTGCTCTCTCTTCCTGTAACTCTCGCCACCACCTCTTCCCTAAATTTGCCTCCATTTCGCTCCTCCATGGCCTTCCGGAATTCCGCCCTCCTCCGCTCGGCCTCGCCCATCACTACACTGCAAATGGCTCTTCCCTGCCGATTATTAGAGCTCAGAGTTCTCCAG CTGTAGGTTACACACCTGAGGCTAATTTCTACAAAGTTGAGGCAATTCTGAG GCCGTGGAGGATTCAACAGGTTTCTTCG GCATTGTTGAAGATGGGAATTCGTGGAATTACAGTTTCTGATGTACGAGGCTTTGGCGCTCAAGGTGGTTCAGCAGAAAGACAGGCTG GCTCTGAGTTTTCTGAAGACAATTTTGTCGTGAAAGTAAAGATGGAGATTGTTGTGAGCAAAGATCAG GTCGAAGAAGTCATTGCAAAGATAATCGACCAGGCAAGAACTGGAGAAATAGGGGATGGCAAGATTTTTG TGAGTCCTGTGGCGGACATAATAAGAGTTCGTACAG GCGAGCGAGGAGAGAAGGCTGAAAGGATGACAGGCGGACGTTATGATATGTTCTCCGTTGGATCCTCCACTACTTAA
- the LOC125211398 gene encoding nitrogen regulatory protein P-II homolog isoform X3 codes for MAASTAIANSTTALSSCNSRHHLFPKFASISLLHGLPEFRPPPLGLAHHYTANGSSLPIIRAQSSPGYTPEANFYKVEAILRPWRIQQVSSALLKMGIRGITVSDVRGFGAQGGSAERQAGSEFSEDNFVVKVKMEIVVSKDQVEEVIAKIIDQARTGEIGDGKIFVSPVADIIRVRTGERGEKAERMTGGRYDMFSVGSSTT; via the exons ATGGCAGCGTCTACGGCGATTGCAAATTCCACCACTGCTCTCTCTTCCTGTAACTCTCGCCACCACCTCTTCCCTAAATTTGCCTCCATTTCGCTCCTCCATGGCCTTCCGGAATTCCGCCCTCCTCCGCTCGGCCTCGCCCATCACTACACTGCAAATGGCTCTTCCCTGCCGATTATTAGAGCTCAGAGTTCTCCAG GTTACACACCTGAGGCTAATTTCTACAAAGTTGAGGCAATTCTGAG GCCGTGGAGGATTCAACAGGTTTCTTCG GCATTGTTGAAGATGGGAATTCGTGGAATTACAGTTTCTGATGTACGAGGCTTTGGCGCTCAAGGTGGTTCAGCAGAAAGACAGGCTG GCTCTGAGTTTTCTGAAGACAATTTTGTCGTGAAAGTAAAGATGGAGATTGTTGTGAGCAAAGATCAG GTCGAAGAAGTCATTGCAAAGATAATCGACCAGGCAAGAACTGGAGAAATAGGGGATGGCAAGATTTTTG TGAGTCCTGTGGCGGACATAATAAGAGTTCGTACAG GCGAGCGAGGAGAGAAGGCTGAAAGGATGACAGGCGGACGTTATGATATGTTCTCCGTTGGATCCTCCACTACTTAA
- the LOC125215236 gene encoding galactinol synthase 2-like, with translation MAPELVTAAAAATAKTTSLRSRAYVTFLAGNGDYVKGVVGLAKGLRKVKTAYPLVVAVLPDVPAKHRRILEEQGCIVREIEPVFPPENQTQFAMAYYVINYSKLRIWEFVEYSKMIYLDGDIQVFENIDHLFDLEDGYFYAVMDCFCEKTWSHTPQYKIGYCQQCPEKVTWPAEMGPPPALYFNAGMFVFEPSLATYESLLATLKITPPTSFAEQDFLNMFFRDVYKPIPNVYNLVLAMLWRHPENVELDRVKVVHYCAAGSKPWRYTGEEENMQREDIKMLVKKWWDIYNDHSLDLKMSPTPATEGGRLDLQPFVAAVMNEANAPEVMYVTAPSAA, from the exons ATGGCTCCCGAGCTAGTCACGGCAGCAGCGGCAGCTACAGCCAAAACGACGTCGCTGCGATCGAGAGCTTACGTGACTTTCTTGGCCGGCAATGGGGACTACGTGAAGGGCGTGGTGGGGCTGGCCAAGGGCCTGCGGAAGGTCAAGACAGCGTATCCTCTCGTGGTGGCGGTGCTTCCTGACGTGCCGGCAAAGCACCGCCGCATACTGGAGGAGCAAGGCTGCATAGTTCGGGAGATCGAGCCTGTCTTCCCGCCTGAGAACCAGACGCAGTTCGCCATGGCGTATTACGTCATCAACTACTCCAAGCTCCGTATCTGGGAG TTTGTGGAGTATAGCAAGATGATATACTTGGATGGTGACATTCAAGTGTTTGAGAACATAGACCATCTGTTTGATTTGGAGGATGGTTATTTTTATGCGGTCATGGATTGCTTCTGCGAGAAAACATGGAGCCACACGCCGCAGTACAAGATTGGCTACTGCCAGCAGTGCCCAGAGAAAGTGACGTGGCCTGCGGAGATGGGCCCGCCTCCGGCACTCTACTTCAACGCCGGCATGTTCGTCTTCGAGCCCAGTCTTGCCACCTATGAGAGCCTCCTTGCTACCCTCAAGATCACCCCTCCCACTTCTTTCGCTGAGCAG GATTTTCTGAACATGTTTTTTAGGGATGTGTACAAGCCAATACCAAATGTGTACAACCTTGTCCTAGCCATGCTTTGGCGCCACCCAGAAAACGTGGAGCTCGACCGAGTCAAAGTGGTTCACTACTGCGCTGCAGGGTCTAAGCCATGGCGATACACGGGGGAGGAAGAGAACATGCAGAGAGAAGACATCAAGATGCTGGTTAAGAAATGGTGGGACATTTACAACGACCACTCTTTGGACTTGAAGATGTCTCCCACCCCGGCTACTGAAGGCGGCCGTCTGGATCTGCAGCCTTTCGTTGCTGCGGTCATGAATGAGGCTAACGCACCCGAAGTGATGTACGTCACGGCTCCTTCTGCTGCTTGA